From the Quercus lobata isolate SW786 chromosome 6, ValleyOak3.0 Primary Assembly, whole genome shotgun sequence genome, one window contains:
- the LOC115949685 gene encoding L-ascorbate oxidase-like translates to MFLKLLALCLFAFLIYAPIAEARIRRYKWEVKYEYKSPDCYKKLVITINGKSPGPTILAQEGDTVIVEVTNKLLLENLAIHWHGIRQIGTPWSDGTEGVTQCPVVPGDTFKYEFKVDRAGTYLYHAHYGMQRESGLYGSIRVSVRDNFTEPFAYDYDRSIILTDWYHKSTYEQATGLSSKPFVWVGEPQSLLIQGKGRFNCSSSSLKADTCNTSNPECSPYAITVTPGKTYRLRVASLTALSALSFQIEGHNMTVVEADGHYVEPFVVKNLFIYSGETYSVLIKADQDPSRNYWMTTNVVSRTPVNTSEGLGFLNYYPNHPRRSPPTDAPAGPVWNDTAPRLNQSLAIKRAHHDFIVTPPTTSDRVIVFLNTQNEINGYRRWSVNNVSFTLPHTPYLIALKKKLHHVFSQTPPPEGYDFVNYDIYVQNPINATTTSNAIYRLGFNTTVDIILQNANTMLAKNSETHPWHLHGHDFWVLGYGEGKFDKNVDPKNYNLVNPIMKNTVPLHPYGWTALRFKADNPGAWLFHCHIESHFYMGMGVVFEEGINKVGELPSSIMGCGETKGFGKP, encoded by the exons ATGTTTTTGAAGCTGCTGGCTTTGTGTTTGTTCGCATTTCTCATATATGCTCCCATTGCTGAGGCCAGAATTCGACGTTACAAATGGGAGGTAAAGTATGAGTACAAGTCCCCTGACTGCTATAAGAAGCTGGTCATTACAATCAATGGCAAATCTCCAGGACCCACAATCTTGGCCCAGGAAGGTGATACAGTCATTGTTGAGGTCACAAACAAACTATTATTAGAAAACCTTGCAATCCATTGGCATGGAATCAGACAg ATTGGAACACCTTGGAGTGATGGAACAGAAGGGGTGACTCAATGTCCAGTAGTACCTGGGGACACCTTCAAATATGAGTTCAAGGTTGATAGG GCTGGAACTTATCTGTACCACGCACACTATGGAATGCAAAGAGAATCAGGGCTATATGGATCAATCCGTGTATCAGTTCGAGATAATTTTACAGAACCATTTGCCTATGATTATGATCGGAGCATCATCCTTACTGATTGGTACCACAAAAGTACTTATGAACAAGCCACTGGATTATCCTCCAAACCCTTTGTCTGGGTTGGGGAGCCTCAG TCACTTCTGATTCAAGGAAAAGGAAGATTCAACTGCTCTAGTTCATCCCTCAAAGCCGACACTTGTAATACATCAAATCCAGAATGCTCTCCTTATGCAATAACCGTAACCCCAGGAAAAACATATAGACTAAGGGTTGCTAGCTTGACTGCTCTATCAGCCCTTAGTTTTCAAATAGAG GGTCATAATATGACTGTGGTAGAAGCAGATGGACACTATGTAGAGCCATTTGTAGTGAAAAACCTATTCATATACTCTGGAGAGACATACTCTGTGCTTATAAAAGCCGATCAAGACCCTTCAAGAAATTATTGGATGACAACAAACGTGGTTAGTCGGACTCCGGTCAATACCTCTGAAGGCTTAGGCTTTCTCAATTACTATCCAAACCATCCAAGGCGATCTCCTCCGACTGATGCACCAGCTGGTCCTGTTTGGAATGACACAGCACCCCGATTGAATCAAAGTCTAGCCATTAagagg GCTCACCATGATTTCATTGTGACCCCGCCCACAACCTCAGATAGAGTCATTGTGTTCCTAAACACACAAAATGAGATTAATGGATATCGCCGCTGGTCAGTTAATAATGTCTCCTTCACCCTTCCTCACACTCCTTACCTTATTGCACTAAAGAAAAAGCTACACCATGTGTTCAGTCAAACCCCACCACCTGAAGGATATGACTTTGTAAACTATGACATTTACGTGCAGAACCCAATTAATGCTACTACTACAAGCAATGCCATTTACCGGCTAGGCTTCAATACCACGGTTGATATTATACTACAAAATGCAAACACTATGCTAGCTAAAAATAGTGAGACACATCCATGGCATCTCCATGGGCACGATTTTTGGGTACTAGGCTATGGAGAAGGCAAGTTTGACAAGAACGTAGACCCAAAGAATTACAATTTGGTGAATCCAATCATGAAGAATACAGTGCCTCTTCATCCCTACGGTTGGACTGCTCTTAGGTTCAAGGCTGATAACCCAGGTGCTTGGCTTTTCCATTGCCATATTGAGTCTCATTTCTACATGGGCATGGGAGTGGTGTTTGAAGAAGGAATAAACAAGGTAGGGGAATTGCCTTCATCTATTATGGGCTGTGGTGAGACCAAAGGATTTGGCAAGCCataa